Proteins encoded together in one Acipenser ruthenus chromosome 22, fAciRut3.2 maternal haplotype, whole genome shotgun sequence window:
- the LOC117431315 gene encoding somatostatin receptor type 5-like produces MAVFTDPPWDVGLREFNQSTVDNLTHNDKTMQDLPLQGVSAIIIPIIYSIVFAVGLGGNTLAIYVVLQYTKMKTVTNIYILNLAVADELFMLGLPFLATQNALSYWPFGIFLCRLVMTVDSINQFTSIFCLTVMSIDRYLAVVHPIKSTKWRRPRIAKMINATVWILSFIVVLPVIIFADVQDSIQTCNINWPEPTSVWSTVFIIYTSVIGFFGPLLVICLCYLLIVVKLKSSGLRVGSTKRRKSERKVTKMVVIIVVVFVCCWLPFYILNIVNLIVILPEEPVQIGVYFFVVVMSYANSCANPVLYGFLSDNFKQSFRQVLCFRKGNGVEDGETNTQRTDKVAVQESILTMKNNNTSGHMQTSQL; encoded by the coding sequence ATGGCTGTCTTTACAGATCCTCCTTGGGATGTCGGCTTAAGAGAATTCAACCAATCTACTGTCGATAACTTAACTCACAATGATAAAACAATGCAAGACCTGCCCCTACAGGGTGTAAGCGCTATCATCATCCCTATCATTTATTCCATAGTGTTTGCAGTCGGACTTGGTGGAAACACTTTGGCCATCTACGTAGTCCTTCAATACACCAAAATGAAAACGGTTACCAACATTTACATTCTAAACTTAGCGGTGGCTGATGAGCTTTTTATGCTGGGATTGCCTTTCCTTGCCACGCAGAATGCCCTATCCTATTGGCCTTTTGGAATATTCCTCTGTAGACTTGTCATGACAGTGGATAGCATCAACCAGTTTACCAGTATCTTCTGCTTGACTGTGATGAGCATTGACCGCTATCTAGCTGTGGTGCATCCCATCAAGTCCACCAAGTGGCGTCGGCCCAGAATAGCCAAGATGATCAATGCAACTGTTTGGATACTGTCCTTTATAGTTGTGCTACCAGTAATCATATTTGCTGACGTCCAAGACAGCATACAGACTTGCAACATCAACTGGCCGGAACCAACATCAGTCTGGTCCACTGTTTTTATAATTTACACATCAGTTATAGGGTTTTTTGGCCCATTGCTGGTGATTTGCCTGTGCTACCTTCTGATTGTGGTCAAACTCAAATCATCTGGTTTACGAGTTGGGTCGACAAAGCGAAGAAAGTCTGAAAGAAAAGTCACCAAAATGGTGGTCATTATCGTGGTGGTGTTCGTATGTTGCTGGCTACCCTTCTACATCCTGAATATAGTTAACCTGATTGTCATCTTGCCAGAAGAACCTGTCCAGATCGGAGTGTATTTCTTCGTGGTGGTCATGTCTTATGCCAATAGCTGTGCTAACCCAGTCCTATATGGTTTTCTGTCTGACAATTTCAAACAAAGCTTTCGACAAGTGCTGTGCTTTCGCAAAGGGAATGGCGTTGAAGACGGTGAGACCAACACGCAAAGGACAGATAAAGTTGCCGTTCAGGAATCGATTTTAaccatgaaaaacaacaacactagTGGCCACATGCAAACAAGTCAGTTATGA